The nucleotide window AAGCTGCGTTAACCGATCAAAATAATGTGCTGGATCGAAGCATTTATGAAGATGCGCTTTTCACACAAATAAATTATGAAGAAGGTAATATTTCTGAGCCAGAGATGGATACTTACCTTGATTTACTAGATAATATGATGGAAGAGCTTACTTTTATGCCAAAGAAAGCGCCTGATTTACTGATTTATTTGCGCGGGAGTTTAGATACCGTTTTAAAACGAATTTCGTTGCGCGGACGTCCTTACGAGCAAATTCAAGATAATCCCGGGTTGCTGGATTATTATAAACATCTTCATAACCGCTATGACAGCTGGTTCGAATCTTATGATAAAAGTGATACGCTTGTCATCAATATTGACGAAATCGACATTAATGATTCGAAAGACGCCAAATATGTGATGCAGTTAATCCATGATAAATTAAAACGCTAAAACAGACTTATACTGTTTTAGCGTTTTAATTTATTTCCCCTAGTTGCTTTTTCTTTTTCCTAATTGCGAGGGTTGCATTGAGCTCTCCACCCACCATAAGAATAATTCCCGTTAAATAAAACCATAACATCAAGATAATAATTACTCCGATGCTACCATATGTTGCGGAGTAATTAGCGAAATTATTGACATAGAAAGCAAATCCGGCTGATGCACTGGTCCAACCCACTGTTGAAAATATCGCACCTGGAAGTACACTTATTAATGTACTGCGCCGATTTGGAGCCACCCAATATAAAAAAGTAAATACGACAAAAATAACAATCAATGTAACCGTCCACCGAAGATTATTCCAAAAGCCCAGAAAATCTTCTGAGAAATTCAAATGGTTAGTTAAAAATAAGCCAATTTGTTGTCCAAAAACAATTAAGAGCAACGTTACTCCAACAGTTGCGAGCATGGCAATCGTAAAAAGCATTGATAATAAGCGCTGCATCACATAGTTGCGTTTATTCGTTACACCATAGGCTTTATTGAGCGATTTCATAACGGCATTCATACCATTAGATGCTGACCATAAAGTCGCAATGATCCCGATAGATAACAATCCTCCATTTTTCTGGGTTAAAAGCGTGTTTAAATTTTCTTCTAAAAAGTCTAAAATCTGTTCTGGAGCAAACTCTTTTAGCATATTAAAAACAGAATCTTTATCAATATGCATGTAAGCAAGTAGTGTTGCTGCAATTAACATCATCGGAAATATCGAAAACAACATATAATAGGCTAATTGTGCTGCGTTTCCAGATACATCATTTCGGCCGATTCTCCCGCTTACCGTTTGGCCAACTTGAAAAACACTACTATGCTTTACATATTTTAATGCTTTTTTCCACACGTATACTGCCCCTTTCCTAGTCATTCGTCTGGAAGTTTTCCAACTAATATGGTAAAATTTTGTCTATTAGTTTGAAAGGAGCAAACAGATGAATCTTGAAACCCCTTCACAGGAAAACTTGAATTTTATGTTAACCGAAATCACGACTAAATTAAAAATGGTAAATGTTGGCGTTTTTGAAAATATCCCACTTGACTCCGTTGATTATAACGCACTTACTGAGATTTATCAGCTAATTAAACGTAAATCCAATTTTAGCCCGCGTGAAATGCAATTATTTGCAGAAGAACTTCGCCGGATTAGAAAATAAAAACAAATTGCAGCCACTTTATCAGTGGTTTTTTGTTTGAAAATAATTGGTTCCAAAATCAATTAAATCACACATATCATAAATTTTGGTTGGTGCACCTGCAACCGTTGTCGGATGGAAATTCATTTCTTTTTCATAGGCTCGACCTAGCGCGATAAAGGCTTCACTATCATAGTCAATTTCTTGATACTTTTTCCAGATAATAGCACTATTCTCTAGGAAAGCGGCTTGATTTTCCACCAGCGGGAAAACGTTCGAACGTTCTTCTGCCAAATGTAGTGATGTATTGTTATTGTTCTCGACACCAAACAAAATAATTTTTGCCGAGAGTTGATATAACTTTCCTAGAGGCGAATCATCTCCTAAGCTCTCTGCAAGTGGTTGGTTATGTACTATCCATCTTTTATCTTTACCCCAAGCACAAAAAGAATGGTACGGATGAAAACTCCGTGACACATCAGGCATCGATCGAAAAGTTTCTGCAATAACTCCCATGCCTCTAGTTGGTGTTACGAATGGATCAAATGGTGGTGTTTCCGCGCGGATAATTTTCCACCAGCTTTCTGGAACTGGCGGGTTTTCCCACTTAGCTGGATCAGTTAATTGCCCTGTTTGTGCTGGCATTACAATATTACCGTTTTCACCGACCGCTTCTTGAAGTGCCAAAATAACCGCCACTGCCCCGCCACAAATCCAATGTGCTTTTGACATGGAAGCATGAAAAATAATCGTATCGCCTTTTGCTATCCCAGCACGTTCCATGTCTGACACAATTTTTTTCGTTGTATATGGTTTTTTTGTCCGCCAAATGGCCATTTTTTCTCCCATGAACTTTCACCACCTAAAAAATAAAACCAGATGCATAGAATAAAACGATCTAAGTAACCTCGGTTCAGGCGAATTTACTCGAATTTTATTCTAAATACATCTGGCCCCAATCATGTTAATTAATCATTTTCACCTTGATATGTTAAAATTTCTGGGCCGTCCTGTGTAATTGCAAGTGTGTGTTCATATTGAGCAGAAAGAGAACCATCCACTGTTCTCGCCGTCCAGCCATTGTCGTCCATTTTCGCTTTCCATGCGCCCATGTTGACCATTGGTTCGATAGTAATAACCATACCTTCTTTCAAACGTGGTCCTTTTCCAGCAGCACCAAAATGAGGTACATCTGGTTTTTCATGTAACGTTGGTCCAACCCCATGACCAATAAATTCGCGAACAACGGCAAGATTTTCCGTTTCGACATACGTTTGAATCGCATGACCAATATCGCCAATTCTTGAGCCGACTTTTGCTTGCTCAATTCCTAAGTAAAGTGCTTTATGCGTTACATCCATTAAATGCTTTACATCATCTGGAATTTCGCCAACTGCATAAGTCCAAGCAGAATCAGCAAGGGCCCCGCGATAGTTAACAACCATATCTACCGTGACAATGTCTCCTTCATTTAGTTTTTGTTTGCGGGGGAAACCATGACAAATTTCGTCATTGATACTGGCACAAATCGCATACTCATATCCTTCAAAACCTTTTTGCTCAGGAGTCGCTCCGTTTTTACGTAAATATTCTTCGGTAAAAACTTCTAAATCCCAAGTAGTAATACCAGGTTTGATGATTTTTTTAATTTCTTTATGTGTGTTTGCTAAAATTTTTCCTGCTTCTTTCATTTCATCTATTTCGCGTCTCGATTTAAGTGTAATCATTTCGTTATTTCCCTCCTAAAATTTCCACTATCTCCTATTATATCCCGAAAACCCTTAGAAATAAAGTAATCTGGAAAAAAGGTTGCAGTTTTTCTGAAGACATTTATAATAGAATGTATCAGTTAAAAAATGGTGAACTGGTTTGTGCCATTTTAAACAATAAAATTTTTAGAAAATGGTGATGCAAAATGACAAAAGTAATGATCGTTTATGCCAGTATGACTGGTAACACACAAGAAATTGCCGATATTCTAGGAGAAGAATTAGAAAAATACGATATTGAAGTCGAAATTGAAGAATGTATCTCCGTTGATCCAGAAGATTTACTGGAATATGATGGTGCATTAATCGGTGGCTATACTTACGATGATGGCCAACTTCCAGATGAATTTGT belongs to Listeria ivanovii subsp. ivanovii and includes:
- the map gene encoding type I methionyl aminopeptidase codes for the protein MITLKSRREIDEMKEAGKILANTHKEIKKIIKPGITTWDLEVFTEEYLRKNGATPEQKGFEGYEYAICASINDEICHGFPRKQKLNEGDIVTVDMVVNYRGALADSAWTYAVGEIPDDVKHLMDVTHKALYLGIEQAKVGSRIGDIGHAIQTYVETENLAVVREFIGHGVGPTLHEKPDVPHFGAAGKGPRLKEGMVITIEPMVNMGAWKAKMDDNGWTARTVDGSLSAQYEHTLAITQDGPEILTYQGEND
- a CDS encoding deoxynucleoside kinase; translation: MTEGVGKNVIVLAGMIGAGKSSYTELIARELDTKAFYESIQDNRILEMFYADPKRWAFALQIYFLNTRFRSIKAALTDQNNVLDRSIYEDALFTQINYEEGNISEPEMDTYLDLLDNMMEELTFMPKKAPDLLIYLRGSLDTVLKRISLRGRPYEQIQDNPGLLDYYKHLHNRYDSWFESYDKSDTLVINIDEIDINDSKDAKYVMQLIHDKLKR
- a CDS encoding YihY/virulence factor BrkB family protein — protein: MWKKALKYVKHSSVFQVGQTVSGRIGRNDVSGNAAQLAYYMLFSIFPMMLIAATLLAYMHIDKDSVFNMLKEFAPEQILDFLEENLNTLLTQKNGGLLSIGIIATLWSASNGMNAVMKSLNKAYGVTNKRNYVMQRLLSMLFTIAMLATVGVTLLLIVFGQQIGLFLTNHLNFSEDFLGFWNNLRWTVTLIVIFVVFTFLYWVAPNRRSTLISVLPGAIFSTVGWTSASAGFAFYVNNFANYSATYGSIGVIIILMLWFYLTGIILMVGGELNATLAIRKKKKQLGEIN
- a CDS encoding aminoglycoside N(3)-acetyltransferase, which translates into the protein MGEKMAIWRTKKPYTTKKIVSDMERAGIAKGDTIIFHASMSKAHWICGGAVAVILALQEAVGENGNIVMPAQTGQLTDPAKWENPPVPESWWKIIRAETPPFDPFVTPTRGMGVIAETFRSMPDVSRSFHPYHSFCAWGKDKRWIVHNQPLAESLGDDSPLGKLYQLSAKIILFGVENNNNTSLHLAEERSNVFPLVENQAAFLENSAIIWKKYQEIDYDSEAFIALGRAYEKEMNFHPTTVAGAPTKIYDMCDLIDFGTNYFQTKNH
- a CDS encoding DUF1128 domain-containing protein; its protein translation is MNLETPSQENLNFMLTEITTKLKMVNVGVFENIPLDSVDYNALTEIYQLIKRKSNFSPREMQLFAEELRRIRK